gtatttattgccgcactgagagacatttaatgattacctaagtctttgactgccaatagaaaactgttgaaggcaaatcctccgctaacgtcgaccggtgaccaccacggcgttcaatgtgttaaactattccttagtttatataatattatatcaaaaacaatgactaagaactgggttaattaaccattaaatgactctgagtacgacagtgaTAATATTAGCAAGACAATTAGCATCAACTCACGATCgtcatcatcgtcatcgtcatcgaATCCGCATCGCTCGTCAAACTCGTCATCATCGTCGCTGACCGGCTTCTCTTGTTTCACGCGCTCCAGCTTCACGTCCGGGTCTACTTCTGTCGGCTCCAGGGTTACTGCGGAATGGAAGGGTggattaacatttattttatagctagctacttccgcgcggtttcacccgctctgctcggttcctattgatcgtggcgtgatgttttatagcctatagccttccttgataaattcactattcaataaaaaaagaattattcaaatcggaccagtagttcctgagattagcgcgttcaaacaaacaaacaaacaaacaaacaaactcttcagctttataatattagtaagtatagtatAGATGCAAAGCAAGGCATAAACAAATAGATAGTAAATAGCATGTtggtttgtttgcttgtttgtttgaacgcgctaatttctGAAACTGTGGcctaggagagccatgcttcggcacgaatgggccggctcgaccggagtgatgccacggccgagcagaaaaccgacgtgaaacaacgcttgcgttgtgtgagtgaggttaccggaggcccaattgcccccttcccaattcccgattccccaacaacccttaaattcttaactccttaaaggccggcaacgctctggtattttgggtgtccatgagcggcgacgattgcttaccatcaggtgatccgtctgctcttgctccgtgcccttgtcattttttttttacaataagtctaatcaatattaaatttatagtacctatgttaCACACCgtaattaaccacaactataattattactacAGTTAACTGAAAACCgtggtttactcacataaatcaatggagaaaagctctactagtttcgagtcacagagggactcttcatcatgcgCATTGACACatgcttttctccattaatttacatgagcaACCCGcaatttgtagttaatttaatatcttacgataattattataaaaattactacAGTTTACTCATACCTTCAACATCACCGGCCATGGAAGAGCTGCCAGGATCTAGATGCCGTAGGAACGTCCGCTCACACTCCTGCACCTGGCGCTTGAAGTCCGAGGCGTCCCGCAGCCGCGATATACACAGTTCACATATCAACCGACTGTTGCTGTTCGGCCCGCCGGAATTTGAATAGGCAATCTGttggaaaaataataacattgatTTTTTATAGCATAAGAGATCACCtgagactgcacggttggtgcggtggctgggcaaccggctgccacgcaaggtgtagcgggttcgattcccgcacggagcaattctttgtgtgatccacaaattgttgtttcgggtctgggtgtcatgtgtatgtgaacatgtatgtttgtaaacgcacccacgacacaggagaacatcctagtgtggggcaacgttttattaaaaaacaaaaaaatggtatttaatcttcccaatctccgattccccaacaaccctttaattccaaATTTcccaacgcctctggtgtttcgccgctcatggacacccaacactagaggagttacttTTAACTGCATGGTcagtgcagtggctgggcaaccggctctTTGTGTGaactacaaattgttgttccgggtctgggcgtcatgtgaaattgaatgtttgtaaatgtactgcacaggagaaaattcaagTGTGAGGCAactttctaattaaaaataaaataaataaaaattaccagCCTAAGGCTAATATTTTAGAGTTTTTCAATCGATTTATGAAATAGAAAaagggtttatttttttaagggggatgtcatctaatgacttctcccgccttgggtgataATGCCAGAGAgtgtgtcacactcttactcgCTAAAAAGCACGGAGCCCTGGTAAGCGGTTATTACCAGGTAATTCCACACCTAATAGAAGAAGGGTTGCTTTATAGTTTTATTGATGTCTCAGTAATAACAAGTATTTGCCACTATATGGAAGACATAACATAGCTGGTATTAATTTGGAAGTGTTCATCAAAAGCCTAAATGGTGTGACACTGTGgagacacatgacaagtgacagaagtTGCACATTCTTGAGGATTAACAAACCAATCAGCAGATGACACAAGTCcgacatcgcacatgtgaagttgaAATGCTAATAAACATGGAAAGAAAATGCCAAgaaacaacagttgggcagtaTACCCATGAGGCTCTATCCCCCAATTCTTAAGGAACTTTATTCTCTGTTCCcaaaaatacatgaaaataatatatatgAATAAGCTATTCtgtcagtatttttatttaccaatgTTTTTTGAGCTGCtcaaattatatttagacaTCTTACTAATCAATTCCTTTAGGCTTTGTATCAATTATAAGATTTTCTTAATGATAAGAACATTGTTATAGTATAgtgcataatatttataagtagaaaataaGTCTAATATTTGTACACCGATTCGGTAGAATGTATGAgacattaattaacataaaacaccCATTGTAACTACATTCTATATGACTACACGTTTGGTGCAGTGGCTGAGTAACCGGCTTCcgagcaacgtgtagcaggttcgattcccacacagcacaactctttgtgtgatccacaaatgttGTTTcttgtctgggtgtcatgtgcatgtgaatttgtatgtttgtaaatgtacccacgacaggagaaaatcctaatattttatttcaaaataaatattaatataaataaataaaaattctgataaattttactttctttctttcaatctATAAAACACCTGTATTCTGTAGGCTAGATGAGGAAGTATTCTGAAGTATGATGTTGAGATTcccataacaataaaatatgatgcCTATGCAGTCTATGGGTAAATTATACCACCACATACACCAATACTACATCAACTAAATTCTAATATACAACTCAGATTCTGTTTTAATATACAAAAGACGAAAAATCTTCTCATTCCCAAactccttttaaaaaaaaaacaacattcctTCCCAATAGATATTATTACCCGACCAAACGAAAGAGGTTTCAAGTAAAGAGTCTATCAACACAACGAACTGAACTCTACAAAATTGTCgggttataaaaaaaagtagtttctTCACTAAGAAAATGGATGCCGTGGCGTCTTCGCGATTATGGATCGATAAACTATAAATTAGTTACTTACACTTAGATTAAGGGTTTCAGAAAGCATTTCAGCGTATACTTCGCGCTTTCCCATCCAAAAATACTCCGTAGAAATGTCTTTATAGCACCCTTCTGCTAAACAACAACGACAAACATTGGGACCGGCCCGCCAATCCGTAGTTTTCGGATCCATTTTTACGTTTCACTAACTTATTTTCACAGGAAATAcgataatcataataattactaaTAACTAACTAATTTGTGTAGACAAACACACattccaattatttattttcacgaaACAAACGCAAAGCGACGCCATCGATCGCTTGACGGCGCGGCGGTGCGCTAGTGTTGTTCGATGTAGAAAACGATACGAGTGCGCAACGTGCGCGCGCATCCGCGCACCGGTTATGTCAGATTATCGATTCTTCATTTCCAATGATGGACAACCAGAAGGTGTCCTGAGTGGATTGAGAACTTTATTGCTCTTAAATATATTTGCATAATCTTTacgaataaagtatttttaacaaaatgccGAAAAACTGTTCCGTgacttgtttaataaataagcGAGATCCACAGTGAAATTATTAGTGCTCAAACCAATCAGTGATCATTAACACCGTTCGGGAAGAAGATTCAAGGTGGGGCATTTTAGTTCCTGGTACAATTATTGATTGAAATCACACGagtgcaatttattttatttcttcaacAAGAACTTAATCAAAATGAGGGGATTACTTGAACTGACTATGGAAGAACTTATTGCCACCCAACGTTTAATCGGTCAAACGTTGAATAGATCGAATAGATATATGGTGTGCCTACATGCAGAAATGCCCCTTGTAAGAAAGGATTTTACACAAGAATCTGTCGATGCTCTAAAAACTTTGTGGAGGCTTTTTGATGACAATAACCAATTGTTAAACGAAGCTCAATTAAAAGATGACAGATATTTCACTGAAAAATACTTTGCACGATGTAAAAAATACTACATCAATGTAGTGGGCGTCTTGCGAGAATTCGTGAAAAGTCACGGAGATGAGCAGTATGAGCCAGAACCCGAAACTCAAGATAGGAAAATGAGAAACATACTCATCTCTCACCAGCGTGAACGTCTTCTTCTGTTGAAAACCAGAATCGCTGCAATCAACATTGATCGTATCCATACCCTCTCGGAGATGGAAGCTTGCCAGGCCACACTTCTAGACCTTTggaaaacaatagaaaaaaatcacTATGTGATCTGGAGTCACTACCGCATTAGCTGGCCTGACGTAATTTACGAACTTGCCTTCGTGCTGCACAAAAACATGTACGAAACCACAATATCGCTGTTTAATTACAAAATCGACTCGTACATGTATCCTTCTGTTCGTGTGATCCCACACATTGGGATCCCAACTTGGAGAATGTTCGACAGAACAACTGAACCACACGCGTTTACTGTGAAGTCAGTCGCTTGGGCCAACTTTAGCGGATTGAGTGAAGTAATCCGTACTAATACAATTTCCGAAGGTGAGAGGCGACAACTTCTTATAAGAACGTTTTTGACATATCAGGTTTACGAGCCCCTAACGCCGGAATCTTCTGACAACGAAGGAGATGCCGATGCAATAGTTCAACAGTTCGAACCGTCTGACCCAGAGGATGCAGTGGTGGGCAGTGATGAGTCTGTTCTTGACTCGGCCGAAGAAGACGATGAAGAACCTGGAGAGGCTGCGGCGGACCAAGTTGTAATTAAGCCTGTGCAACCACCGGTTCCAGAGGAACAACCCGAGCAAGCAGTAGCGCCCGCACCAATTGATGATTCTGAACAAATGCCCCCACCAGCACAGGTGCCACGAGCTGCACCGAGGAAGCGTACTGGTCCCGTCCAGATTGCTGTCGTTTCGCAAGAGTCTGCTCCGGCCAAACGTTCTGCCTCCGGAAGCCAAGCTGCGCCTATACCAGGTGTATCGGGTGTACAACGAATTCAACTGCTAGTTTCAAACCCAAACTCGAGTCTTGTCAACCCGCCAAACCCGGAAAGCACGCAAACAAAAGTAGTTGCACAGATGAAGAGACTTGCCGAGCTGAATATGTCGGAGTCAAAGGTAATGTCTATTCCCCTGGTAATGACCGCACCGGCGGGTGTACCCGTACCGACAGCTGCACCCAAAGTGCTTCCACCTACAGTAGGGGCGGCATCAATGAAAATGGTAATCCCTATGAAGATGGTGGCATCAACAAACACGAATGTGCCAATGTTTATGGCTGTCCCGATGACCATGCGCATGCCAATGAAAATGTTGGTGACAGCTGATGTGGCTTCTGCCATGGAATCTGCCGCGTTACTCACACTGGTCCAGCCGAGGCAGAGGGTTCCAGCAAACGAGGTAATCCAGCATGATCTCCCAATGGAACTGGTTCTGCAAGCACCCACAGAGGAATCAGCTCCACCTAACCAGCCAACTGGGCAAAACCAAGACCAAGCTGCAGCAAACGATCAATCTGGTCCACCAAAACGAAACGTGTTCGTGTATCCGTCTGGCTCTACTAAATCTTTTGGATTAGTACCAATGGAACTGACTTTGCCGCAAGGACATCTCTCCCCAATGATTAATCCAAATATTGCAATGTCAGTAACTGAAAACAAGGACCCAGCAGCTCCAAATGATCCAAATGCTGAGCAAGAATACGATGTTGACTAAATTCATCTCCTGGAGTCgtgaattattattcttttatacTAACCTTCCTCTAAGTATTTCCAAAAAGTCGCCACTAACTAATTTTTGTCGTGATTTTACAATTGGCACTAacaattctaaattaaaacaatgtacTTGTTATCTAGAGAAACTTGAGTATAAACACTCTTAAAGAGTGAAACTGATTGTAGCAAAGCAAGCAAATGAATTCgtaatcattaaaattttaacctTAACTGTATcgactgaaatatttttgatgataattGAAATTTTCGGGTTTGAGAGTGATATGCTTAATGTCACAGGGTATTGTCATATATTAAGATTGATTGTTAAAAGGCTGAGATGTTGAGATGGTTAAATGAATGCCTACTTTTGTAGGATGATATTGTGATGGTGTGTAACACAGTGTATGGTTTTAATAGAGCGAAATTTAACGCAACTATTGCGATCATTGAGGTATGtatgaaatgtttgaaaattGAATGATAATGCCATAACTAACGTGTGATGACTGATACTGAGTTTTTTAACCctttataattgtatttaaaaccTTACTCATCAGTATTATCGAAGCAAAAGCTTCTCTTCTCTTTTTCTTGTgtaaattttacaataattttgtaatgtgtATTTaggaatgttatttttgtaacattttattcacGACTGACTTGATGAAGACTCAAACGATCCCAAATATATAGGGACATTCTTTATAGATTCAGTATAACATGTGTAACTTCGATGTATTAGAAATAGTTCCATATCAATTCATTATATCAAGTTGTAACAGTAGTGGATTTTATTGATCTATGTGTCATgtattacaatttcaaaatacCTTCATATAATGGACTTTAGTGTATACGATgttataatcattaaatgtttagtAAGTAGAATAGAACTTAGttcaaatatacaagtttattGTGAATGTCTTGgcgattttatcaaaattttaacGATTGATATGTAACTCAAAATATTCAGTGTTTTCTCTGTGTCTTTAGAGATCAATAGTAGCATACTATCCCTGATTGCGATTACGATTAGCGTAAAATCCGAAATTTCCCATAATTGGATCTCATGtatcaattacaatattataaaatgattaataaaggcaattggtgttttatttacctttccTAGAATAATCCTCTCCACTTTGGAAAAGTTTCTATGAGAAACATATTGTAGATGTCacataaacatttacatacatgATAAGTATAATAGGtgtaaattctttttttataaaataagaacTAGTGACCCTGTAATTCTTCCAAGTGTAGCAACTTCTAGACGTTCTATTTAATCatgttttcatttcaataacTTGAGTCGTATTCCCAGCAGAACAAACTAAAGAACCCCAATAagttcaaaattctaataatgTTCTGTTTTATGACAGACAGCTTGTTGCATTTGAAACACTGCTCATAGCTGATACTTCTTGAAGTCTCAATGATCATTGAGATACTTATTACGATTTTATCGCATTTTAAAAATCATCTTATCCCAGCCTTTCTTTCTTGAACTAGTTGAATCTTTCAATGagtttttaatcaaaactaaTTCCTATTTACTATTAACAGCGCCATCTTTTATCGGGTAGGTAGTAGGCTTAAAAAAAACCGAACTTGACTTATCGATGCACAACTTACCGTAAAACAACACTGCCCATCACTAAAAATAGCTGTCAAATGCGAAAGTCGATAGATTTGACATCTCTGGGTATACTTCGATCTGTCTATTTTTCTgtcaaaaaatatcaaaataatattattttgattcgCTGTTAATGGAGATTTATAAGTGTTTTCAGTTAAAATGACAACGAATACACGTAAAGGTCCTATTGTGGACCCTGGTTTGTGTAGATGTTGTGGTGCTATGAAGAAATGCCGACTTCTGAATGTGGAATATGAGTGGCTCGGTACAAGAGAAGTTTATTCCGATATGTTTGTTGACTGTTTCGGTTTACTTGTAAGTACATAAGTAATATTACAATTTCTACCTTCtagaggggtaggcagaggtgcacatacaGTAACAGAGTCACGCCTTTAATTTCCGAAacgataggcagaggtgcatctgcacattacggcacgtaatgccgctgtacaatgtacacccacttttccccatttgtgttataagtttaatgtaaaagggttgagcctattgccatttatactgggcacaattccatttaaaaaagcccagtgatacttttgacagcgggaatcaaacccgaaacccctttTCCGGCAGTCGCTCTCGCGAacactggaccaacgaggcagtcaaagagTAAATTGAGAATAACACATATTGATAGCATTTACCATTCACTGGTTCTTGTTATTTATTGGTACCTCTCGCCATTCTATTCATCATCATCTATCACTTGTCTATTAAAAGTATCtctttaattaataagtaacatataattttaagatTAATCTGTTTGCTTGAGAATAAGTCTCCTTTCACAATAAGAcacatatatgtaggtataaaaaatcTCCTGGTCCATTTTAATCATGGTGGCTTGTctatctaactagactagcccactatgCAGGTGATGTTaaagtgcacaagtgtgtgtgcaaacacaggtgcattCTTCAGACTTAGAATTAACAGCTATAAACTTTCTTTATATCTATCTCCAGCTATCCCACTTGGAGGGCGAGGAGGCGGAGCGCCTGATCTGCGCGACGTGCGTGGTGCGGCTGCGGGACGCGCGCGCCTTCCGACAGCAGGTGCTGCAGCGCGAGGAAATACTGCTCAATGCTAATATCAAAGTTCATGATGgtaagtattcaagtatttattgcagccataatgtacacaggtgttaaaaaatacagtattaagtcacaattatggaccctgtcgggcacagtaGTAAGTACCATCTCTctctagagctgcggactgcttaacAAGTTACTGGGGGaatggctcgaaaagcaggagtaggaacggggtggtttttagtcagtaacagtctgacactccctctctcctcaaCTAATATGGGCGATgacataggatgatttttcacccacaaaaaaaagaaagtacCTTTTCTTTCCTTCTGAATACATACAGAAACTGGTGTTACTGAGATAAGCTATGGTAACTGCTTTCCATTAAATGGATTTGTAAGCTTTGGCAGCATGTCAGTAAAGTTTCCAAATATTTAGATATATTGTGCATTGTGACTAACTTGATAAATATGTTtgactagctgcttccgcgcggtttctcccgctctgctcggctcctattaatcgttCCGTTTTTTATAGTCATCCTCAAGACAAAAAGCATACCCGAAAAAGTGTTCCCGTGGGATCAAGGGTATCCTAACACCCAATTCAGATCATACCCTTTCTTTATACCAATTCAACTCGATTGATGGACAAATatcccaacaaacaaactttcacaaataatagtgtattatgttttaatgatGAAAGTTATTACTATAGTATACTTTCTATCAATTGCCATTCCCCATTTTAGAAGAAGACTGCTGCACCAACACCCACATATTCAAGAGTGAGTTGGAAGTCAAAGTGGAACCAGAAGACATGTGTACTCCAATTGAAGAACCTGTTCAGACGGATGACCAGAACCTGACCATAGGTGATGGAAACCAATCACTGGATGTTAATGTGGATGATGGGAATGAAGCCCAGGATCTGGATGGTGACATGGACGATACATATCAACCGGATGAGGAGACTGgtaagttaaaaataagttttaataatattattttttttaaatgttctttaattaattattatgttatcggcttactcatgtaactgtttgacgaggtactcgactagtttcaaaccatgctggAGGCTCATGTTTATGAGCAGCGTTCTGcgacacgcatccatagcacgcatctttctgtataaaaaacatagcttaattgaatccgtttccactagtgctataTATGCTATATATATGCCATAAgagctatggatgcgtgctatagatgtgagctatggatggcttccctactatcgatacatcacacactcaagctgcgcatcttcctcgcacagctacaaatagcttagtatcaatcgacacggtcacatagtttcacagcttagctattacatctgcGTAACaaaactacatagcacatctctggtgaaaaatcaTGCTAAGAGTCaaacactctctcgcctcacccaatgcggagaagtcattgaatgattttctccctaaaaaaaaaaggtggtgATTATACCAAACTCTCCTTTTGAAGTCTCCAGACTCCGGACTAATGATCATAATGATGTGTACATTACAGAAGCAGACAACGCGAGCGAtacatcaattaaaattaaaataaaaaaatctccaaaaaagaagaaattaaaaactaaaacgaaGACTGCTAAACGAAAGAAGACGGAAACTGAATGTAGACAGGTCAAGTTGAGGAGTAGGAATGTTGATGTACAGGATACAGGTAAATATTACTAGctacccgccccagcttcgcatgggtgcaatggtgatatattatgcatgtatatgATTCAAGGAAGGaaggaaggtttatatatacatataaccttcctatatctattaaaaaaaaacttcaaaatcagttgcgtagttttttttatgaacacTTTTTTAAACGAACATatggatcgcctgatggtaagcaatcgccgtcgcccatggggACTCGAAACATCAgtgtcgttacaagtgcgttgccggccttttgggtattacgaatttaagggttatttggggcatcagggattgggaagattggaaaagggccaattgagcctccggtaaatTCATTCACACAACGAGCAAGACTCGTACCTCATCAGTTTTTCTACcgtaatatttaagttttaatttccaattaaaataattcctaattaatatatttaaatccTAATTCCCAAACCAATTATCCAAAATTATAACATCTTTCTAACACTCCCCTCTTTTTATTTCCAGGCCCAAAACCGCTATCTCCGCCAGCAAAGAGGAATATAGATAACGAacaaaaaatcctttttaaCACAATTACTATAGTAGAGAATTCGTACGTTTGTCCGTTCAACTCATCATTTAGTGATTATTTCTGTATCTACTGCCGACAAGGACATACAGACCCCAACCGACTGAGAGAGCACACTCTCACACACGATCCAAAAACATTCAAAGAcatagtttcaataaaaaaacaaatccaaATCGATATATTCCGAATCGATTGTCGACTCTGCTCCATCACAATCGATGATCTACAATCGTTTAAAACGCACATCCTTAGCGCTCACGGCATAACCCTATTTGACGTTTCGAATGAATTCTTGAAATTTCGTTTGACTATCAACAATTTGACTTGTATAGAATGCGATAGTAATTTCGGTTTTTTTCAcgcattaaaaaaacatatggCCGAACATTTTGGTACGTGTATATGTGATATATGTGGCGCGCATTATTTCGAAGAACGCATGTTGATTTTGCATCAGAAAACTCATAAAAAGGTGGACTTATGTTTCCCTTGTAAGGATTGCGGTAAAGTCTTTAAGTCTAAACACAGTCGCTATTTACACGAAGCTAAAATGCATAGGAAGGAACCTGCGTATCAGTGTTACAAATGTGATTCTGTTTTCTTCACCTATTCCCTTAGATACCGACATATGATAGATTCGCATGGTGAGGAGAGAATGTTCCCATGTGATCACTGTGATCGGGCTTACGATAGCCGGAAATCTTTGAGGGAACATAATAGGCGACATCAtttaaaagtcttaaaacatcAATGTGATTTGTGTGACAAGAGGTTTTACCTCCCTTCAAGGTTAAAAGAACATATGGCCACTCATACAGGGGAAAGGAATTTTCGATGTGAATTCTGCGGTAAGTCCTATCCTAGACTAAGGGGGTTAAATGTACACATACAATCGCATGTTAGCTTCAAAAAGTTCAACTGTTTGATATGTAATGCTACTTTTACGCAGAATTTTAATTTGAGAAATCATATGAAGCGGCAGCATCAGAGTTTAAGCTTGGAAGAGGGGAATGAGTAGGTTTTGTTGGCTCTGTCTAAAATTTGGTGTGTGAGTGAGACAGGTAGATCGTTGGTTTTTTTAAGGCGCGAAAATCAtcagtgacttctctcgccctagGCGaggccaccccgttcctacttctgcttttcaagccggagtaaacccgctaggtagtccgcgttTTAGAAAGAACGGAACAGAAAGAACgaactgacactccctctcaaccaacctcgcccaaggcgggagaaggcatagGATGagtttcctccctcaaaaaaaatgtgtgagtGAGACAGTAGTATAGGGCGTCAACATTGAGGTTAAAAAAATGGTCTTCTTGTCGATATTCGAATCTaagcaataatttattatggcCTAAATAGTCACTgctaaaattatattgaaatttagTAAAGTAAACTACAAAGATACAATATTTTTGCGTTGTCTAGAGTGCGGCGTGCCTCTTGCGATTATAGTCATGTCAGAATAATCGCATTTCTGTAATTCCTAATGGGTTTCCTTTTCTAAAAGGCattgattataatataatttgttcatgtaaaattcttacaaaatatttttgttaactgGCTACACTTAAGTTTTAGTGATGGGACATTTTGTAGCTGAATCGATTTCTTTTCGATTTAACTTATTAAattgtacaataattttaagaatatatttaagtttgtaaatataaaatataagttacgtaataagtaatttaatcctataaatatgtacttatcgattaataataatagaaaattacatcaattttcaagaaaattttacattgttttaattcCTAAATCCACCATATACTACTCCATCTGGTTGGAGGGCATCCTACACTACGTTCGAGTAGATGCGGTCTGTGGGTCTACACTCCAGAACGTCTACTCCAACGGTATTTTATTATGACATTGACCATAAGCCACAATGTCGTTTgtcatttttcatattataacatGCCACATGTCCGTGGCGTGTGGGCCGGGAGCCATGGGTCGGCAAACGAGGAGActgatcacctgttggtaatcAATCAgtgccgcccttggacacctgTACCTCTAGAGAAGTTACTAGATATTTTAGGATTGAGGATGGGAAAGCAAAATTGAGGTTCTGGTAAATCTCTGATTATCCGATAAGTTACCGAAGTACCGAACCGTGCTACttcagttttttatggtataagtcggtaaacgaacagactgACCAGGTGGTCAGTCTGTttgcggcgacgattgcttaccatcaggtgatggtaagcaatcgtcgccgcccatggacacccgaaacaccagaggcgttacaaatgcaaaGGCGTTGCGGGCCTTGACAGTTTGCTAATCTGATTGACCACACAATTGGCGCAGTGGCTGCGCAAATGGCTGTAGTGCAACGTG
This is a stretch of genomic DNA from Spodoptera frugiperda isolate SF20-4 chromosome 24, AGI-APGP_CSIRO_Sfru_2.0, whole genome shotgun sequence. It encodes these proteins:
- the LOC118278934 gene encoding zinc finger protein 77-like, with amino-acid sequence MTTNTRKGPIVDPGLCRCCGAMKKCRLLNVEYEWLGTREVYSDMFVDCFGLLLSHLEGEEAERLICATCVVRLRDARAFRQQVLQREEILLNANIKVHDEEDCCTNTHIFKSELEVKVEPEDMCTPIEEPVQTDDQNLTIGDGNQSLDVNVDDGNEAQDLDGDMDDTYQPDEETEADNASDTSIKIKIKKSPKKKKLKTKTKTAKRKKTETECRQVKLRSRNVDVQDTGPKPLSPPAKRNIDNEQKILFNTITIVENSYVCPFNSSFSDYFCIYCRQGHTDPNRLREHTLTHDPKTFKDIVSIKKQIQIDIFRIDCRLCSITIDDLQSFKTHILSAHGITLFDVSNEFLKFRLTINNLTCIECDSNFGFFHALKKHMAEHFGTCICDICGAHYFEERMLILHQKTHKKVDLCFPCKDCGKVFKSKHSRYLHEAKMHRKEPAYQCYKCDSVFFTYSLRYRHMIDSHGEERMFPCDHCDRAYDSRKSLREHNRRHHLKVLKHQCDLCDKRFYLPSRLKEHMATHTGERNFRCEFCGKSYPRLRGLNVHIQSHVSFKKFNCLICNATFTQNFNLRNHMKRQHQSLSLEEGNE